The window ACTAAAGAAGATGCCATATATGGTTTCCATATTAATAAAGGCATGAACCAATCACCAACTGGAACCATATTTGAATATGATAAGGATACTAATGAATTATTACCAGTTTCTTCATTAACTAATGATATGGGACTAATGAGTCTACTTCTTGGAACAACAATTGATGAAGACGAGGCAAAGACAGTTGCCTTGAAAAAGGACAAAACCTATGTTGTAAGTGTAGTCAATTATGGTAACCGTTCTTCTGAACCATACACACTTAAAACAAGTAAAATGGCAGATATTCCAACAGATCATAATAAAGATAATAATACACCAATAAATGCTCAAACGATTCAACCTGGTATCACCTATAAAAACCATCTCATTTATAAAGATGATACTGATTTCTACTATTATAAACAACGAGGCAAAGATGAAGTCATGAGTCTTCTTGTTTCTTCAGTACCATTGACAAATGAACAGCTAAATCAATTACCTAAAGAACTTCAAAAAGAATTTAAATTTTCAGGCTCCATTATTGAAGACACAAATGGTAATATGGAAATCGATCCAAAAGAAATGGAAACAGAAATTCAATTTGGGCAAGGTGAAAACTTAATTGAAATATTACTCGGTATTTCAGGCACAATAGATGTCAATACTTCATTTAAAGCGAAAAAGGATCGCGGTTATTTTATTGTTGTTAATGGAGCGAACCTTGGACAAGTATCGATTGAACCATATACTTTAACTATGTTTGATCATAATAGAGTAGATGAAGATGCAGATTCTGAGTTAGTCAATGGTGTACCAACAAAGCCATCTCAACTTACAAAAAAAGACGACAAATGGGTAGCTACTCAATATCTTAATGCAGGAGTCCCATTTGGAGATAAGGACTATTTTGAATTTACCAATGACAGCAAACGCGATGTGTTCTTCTCTCTACAAACAGAAAAAGCACTGGATGGCGTCATCCGCATTATCGATGCAAAAGGAAAAACAGTAGAAACCTTAGATCTTTACGGTGCTGAAGATGCTGAAGTAGGTACGGTCGAACTCGATAAAGGAACATATTATATTGAAGTAAGTGAATTATACGGCAAAGCTAGTACACAGCCATATACACTTGAAGTAAAATAAAATATAAATCCTCTACACTGAAAAATGAATTTAGTAGAAGGTCAGAAATTTCGGTTGAAGGTAGTGTAGTAGAGGCATTTTTTCAGCTCTGTCTTTTCAAGAAAGTGAAGCATGTTGTATTCGCTTCTAAGCCAACATAAATGCTCAGATAATCTTCTACCAATTAATAAGTGAAGGAATGTCCCCTAGATGCTCGAAAATCTAGGGGATTTTTTTATTAATGTTTTAAACTATTCGATATTATTTAAATGATATGACCTTCGACAGAAAGAACTTTCTGTTATTTAGCACATTCATCCAATCCTACCTAACCTTCCATTAAGTTGTTCCTTAGACCTGAGATTTTTTACCTGCTTCCCTCCCGATGCCACATCATCCCGGACACCCATGCACTTGGCTAGCCACTGACTCTATTTTCATGGTTCGGGAATTGCCCCTATCCCGATTACGTCCGCGCTGGGCGCACAAAAAAAAGCATCTTCATCCGAGATGGATGAGATACTTTTTCTTAATTGAAATATTTAACATAGTTACTATATTGATCTTGCATCATTTCAAGCTTTTCGTATAGCTTACGTGCATTTACATTATCTGTTGCCGTTTGCAGCGTCACATAGCGAGCATACTGTTGCTCACAATATTGAAATACCTGTTCCATCAATGTCTTGCCCACCCCTAGGCCCCTAGCATCTTCAGTGACATAGATATCATTTAAAATATACGCACGTTGTAAAGCAATAGAAGAATATGTCGGATATAATTGTACAAAGCCAATTGTTTTGCCATTTTCCACAGCTATAAAAATGACTGATTCTTTTAATGCTATTCGTAATTGTAAAAATGCCTTCGCACTGCTTATATCTGACTCAATCCCATAAAACTGGCGATATTCATCAAAAAGCACTGTTAACTCCTCTAGTTCATCCAATGTTGCTTGAAGTATTTCCATCCTATTCTCCCCTTGTGTCTACCCATGGTTGTCTAAAATTATGAATCTAGTTTTCATTATAAAGGAAATAATGGAATAAAGAAAAGAATACCACTCAAATTCAAGCAAAACTACACTTTAGCTTGGCTTTTCATGTAAATGTTCTGCAACTTTTTGCACAATATGCTTCCAGTTTAATTCCGCTCTAGCGAATGCTTGGAGGTGCTCACATGTATCAGCCAATAACGCTTCCTGCTTTGTTACTTGCTGCAATGTCCGCCCTACACTTTGCCAATCATGTGTCGGATGAATCATCCCGAAGCGTTGATGATGGGTAATATCAGCAGCACCGTCAACATCGGTCGTAACGATATAACAGCCATTCTTAGCTGCTTCAGCAAATACATGCGCATAACACTCTACTAACGAGGTAAGGCAAAAAATTTTAGCTTGCCTATACTCTTCCTCTAATTGATATTTATCGAAAATGGGTCCTAATATCCTTACTTGAGAAGCGAACGGATTTCCTTTAAGGGTTTCGTGTAACTCTTTCTTAAATTCATCTGACATTGGGCCAACTAAACGGAATTCCCAATCTAAGAGCTCGGCGGCTAAAAACGCTTTTACAGCCAGTAGAATTTGTTTTTCAGGCGCATCTAAACGTCCTACTGTCAGTATTCTATTTTTTTTCTCGTTAAACAAGACAGGCTCTGTATGGAACAGTTCATAAAAGCCATTTGGTATATGTTTAATATCTAAATTCACAAATTGATGAAGAGACTTTTGAATGGCTCCAGATTCAGAGGAAAGAACATCACAAAGTTGGAGCAATTCAACAAAATAAGGATAGGTCTTTAATCGATTTAACCAAAATCGATTAACATCCAGCTTCATATAGATTTTACCGCTCGGATTGAATTTCTTATACGTCTTGAGTATGGATAAATAAGATGGATATGGTCCAATTGCAAATGCGATATCAATATCTTGCGCATGTTCGATTAAGTAAGAATTCATATTCGCTACATAATCATCTTGAAAAGGAATAGGTTGAAAAGTCACTGAAGGAAATGCTTGTTTGAGTAGCGTTTCATTCATTTCAGTTGTTAAAATCGTTACATCATAGCCTAAATATTCACCTAGTAAAATAGGAACAAGACAAAGGTCTTTGAAAATATGTGCGTCAGAGAGCTTATACGATTCCACACTACAGATAAATGCTATTTTTTTAGACATTGTATCCCCCTTATAAAAACTCTATATATAGCATATGCCGCTTCCGAAAATAAGGTGAAAAAATCATCATTCATTGATGCCTGGAACAATATCCTTGTGTAATTGTTGTTCCCTTACGAGGTTTAGTTTTATAAGATGTTCCCCCTAAAAAAATGCCTCATTTAATATTTAAACTGTAATTTCAAAACGCTTTTTTCAAAATGAACAATAGCCTACAGAGCAATACATTATATGCATATTGTAAAAAAGGAAGTCTTTATGTGGATTATTAACATGCATTGTAATGAATTGAACAAAGAATTGAGGGTTCTCATGAATATTAGTTTTTTAACACCCGCTTACAATAGTGAAGAATGGATAATAACCATGCTCGATAGTATTCCTAAAGAATATGCCTATGAAATTATTATTTGTGATGATGGATCAACCGACAAAACATTAGCAATTTTACAAGAATATCAAAAAACCTGTCCTGCGTTAAAATTATTAGTCAATCAAACCAATTTAGGAGCTAGTGATTCCTATAATCGATGCATCGCTGCAGCAACAGGCGATTATGTAGCTATCATTGATAGTGATGATCATTACTTGCCCGCTATCACAGATGTTTTAGCACAAGTAGACGGTCAATTTGACATCTATTACTACAACATGTTAACAAAAGCTGGCTATACATTTATTAAAAATGAAGCAAATCGTTATTCATTGCCAGGGCAATTTAAAATCATTCGCAGAACTTTAATAGGTGAAGCACAGTTTACGAAAAGAAAAGATATTGCGGGGGATTGGGACTTTAATTGCGCACTCATGAATAAAAATCCTACATGTAAATACACAGATATAGTAGCGTATTGGTACAACTTTCCAAGAGAAAATTCTGAATACGATTTACATCTAAGAGGTTTGAAATAAATGCTTGCGCTTTATGTCATAAGGAGGAGTAAAATACAATACGATGTTTAAAGATAAAATACTATTGATAACTGGAGGCACCGGATCTTTTGGCAATGCGGTCTT of the Lysinibacillus fusiformis genome contains:
- a CDS encoding glycosyltransferase family 2 protein — translated: MNISFLTPAYNSEEWIITMLDSIPKEYAYEIIICDDGSTDKTLAILQEYQKTCPALKLLVNQTNLGASDSYNRCIAAATGDYVAIIDSDDHYLPAITDVLAQVDGQFDIYYYNMLTKAGYTFIKNEANRYSLPGQFKIIRRTLIGEAQFTKRKDIAGDWDFNCALMNKNPTCKYTDIVAYWYNFPRENSEYDLHLRGLK
- a CDS encoding glycosyltransferase family 4 protein, which codes for MSKKIAFICSVESYKLSDAHIFKDLCLVPILLGEYLGYDVTILTTEMNETLLKQAFPSVTFQPIPFQDDYVANMNSYLIEHAQDIDIAFAIGPYPSYLSILKTYKKFNPSGKIYMKLDVNRFWLNRLKTYPYFVELLQLCDVLSSESGAIQKSLHQFVNLDIKHIPNGFYELFHTEPVLFNEKKNRILTVGRLDAPEKQILLAVKAFLAAELLDWEFRLVGPMSDEFKKELHETLKGNPFASQVRILGPIFDKYQLEEEYRQAKIFCLTSLVECYAHVFAEAAKNGCYIVTTDVDGAADITHHQRFGMIHPTHDWQSVGRTLQQVTKQEALLADTCEHLQAFARAELNWKHIVQKVAEHLHEKPS
- a CDS encoding GNAT family N-acetyltransferase, which codes for MEILQATLDELEELTVLFDEYRQFYGIESDISSAKAFLQLRIALKESVIFIAVENGKTIGFVQLYPTYSSIALQRAYILNDIYVTEDARGLGVGKTLMEQVFQYCEQQYARYVTLQTATDNVNARKLYEKLEMMQDQYSNYVKYFN